One window of Rubricoccus marinus genomic DNA carries:
- a CDS encoding AAA family ATPase, translating to MNNPFEFGRELSATEIVDRTDEVDTVVRALRGRERLFLIGPRRFGKTSILRAAAERAEVEGVVVLRYNAEGYPSLTALAERIVADGAKRLTGPVQKAGRKVQEAFGALRPQLSYNPLTDTFSASLAAEARSPDATLIADALTGIDALAADAEHPVAVVIDEFQRVVEDGGVSAEGQVRAAVQTHDHVGYVFAGSKTRMLAEMTGDESRPFYRLGARLFVGPVAREDFRPALMSGFADAGLDVSDDAVEAILDLAEDVPYNVQRLAHEAWAEALATGDPVTAERVRATLERLASRDDPFYTQTWNGLSRTQKQALLAVAREGGTGLYAGELLRAYDLSSPSTMQAAIAGLVKAGVAREEEHQGGVRVRLEDPFFAAWLRLFVAGS from the coding sequence ATGAACAACCCCTTCGAGTTCGGCCGCGAGCTCTCCGCCACCGAGATCGTCGACCGGACCGACGAGGTCGACACCGTCGTCCGCGCGCTCCGTGGGCGCGAGCGGCTCTTCCTTATCGGCCCGCGCCGCTTCGGCAAGACGTCCATCCTCCGCGCCGCTGCTGAACGGGCGGAGGTCGAGGGCGTCGTCGTCCTCCGGTACAACGCCGAGGGCTACCCGTCGCTCACCGCGCTCGCCGAGCGGATCGTCGCCGACGGCGCGAAGCGGCTCACCGGGCCGGTCCAGAAAGCGGGGCGGAAGGTGCAGGAGGCGTTCGGTGCGCTCCGCCCCCAGCTGAGCTACAACCCCCTCACCGATACCTTCTCGGCCTCGCTCGCCGCGGAAGCGCGCAGCCCCGACGCCACGCTCATCGCCGACGCGCTGACGGGCATCGACGCGCTCGCGGCGGACGCCGAGCACCCCGTCGCCGTGGTGATTGACGAGTTCCAGCGCGTCGTCGAGGACGGTGGCGTGAGCGCCGAGGGCCAGGTCCGCGCTGCCGTCCAGACCCACGACCACGTCGGCTACGTGTTCGCGGGCTCGAAGACGCGGATGCTGGCCGAGATGACCGGCGACGAGAGCCGCCCGTTCTACCGCTTAGGCGCGCGGCTCTTCGTCGGCCCCGTGGCCCGAGAGGACTTCCGCCCCGCCCTCATGTCCGGCTTCGCCGACGCCGGGCTCGACGTGTCCGACGACGCCGTCGAGGCGATTCTTGACCTCGCCGAGGATGTCCCGTACAACGTTCAGCGCCTCGCCCATGAGGCGTGGGCTGAGGCGCTCGCCACGGGCGATCCGGTGACGGCCGAGCGCGTCCGGGCCACGCTCGAGCGCTTGGCGAGCCGAGACGACCCGTTCTACACCCAGACGTGGAACGGGCTCAGCCGGACTCAGAAGCAGGCGCTCCTCGCCGTCGCGCGTGAGGGGGGGACCGGGTTGTACGCCGGCGAGCTCCTCCGCGCCTACGACCTCTCCTCGCCGAGCACGATGCAGGCGGCCATCGCTGGGCTCGTCAAGGCCGGCGTCGCGCGCGAGGAGGAGCACCAGGGAGGGGTCCGGGTGCGGCTCGAGGACCCCTTCTTCGCGGCCTGGCTCCGGCTTTTCGTCGCCGGGTCTTGA
- a CDS encoding TrbG/VirB9 family P-type conjugative transfer protein, whose product MFARLPLLAALLVFAASASAQSPEATPDVQTVVDLSATPASGVAERAVGRPVGDGFDGGAVVVTAGEMEEALGELVREYQRTGRAGVLRQSAVWVFPFGHTQPVLACAPLRASVVELEEGETVLGVVAGDTERFAIDLTTTGPGGRTPLVVVKPLAYDVTTNVVVSTDRRVYHVTLDSAPRPSRGGDLNPQSRYARHVRFYYPDDALAALAAAESGAPVRAAPPVSGDGVSLDDLSFGYEWSGSPELRERLERVFDDGVHTYLQLSADPSGEAPVLYAIGPDGSREIVNYAYRPGRAGAGTYVADRVLDRADLVVGATVKKGPFGLFGRRQVERFVRIARVPR is encoded by the coding sequence ATGTTCGCCCGACTCCCCCTTCTCGCCGCCCTCCTCGTCTTCGCCGCCTCGGCGTCAGCGCAGTCGCCAGAGGCCACCCCAGACGTTCAGACCGTCGTAGACCTCAGCGCCACACCGGCCTCTGGCGTCGCGGAGCGCGCCGTCGGCCGTCCGGTCGGCGACGGGTTCGACGGCGGCGCCGTCGTGGTGACCGCGGGCGAGATGGAGGAGGCGCTCGGCGAGCTCGTCCGCGAGTACCAGCGGACGGGCCGCGCGGGCGTGCTCCGCCAGTCGGCCGTATGGGTCTTCCCGTTCGGGCACACCCAGCCGGTGCTCGCCTGCGCGCCGCTGCGAGCGTCCGTGGTCGAGCTCGAGGAGGGCGAGACGGTCCTGGGCGTCGTTGCCGGCGACACCGAGCGGTTCGCCATCGACCTCACCACGACGGGGCCGGGGGGCCGGACGCCGCTCGTGGTCGTGAAGCCGCTGGCGTACGACGTGACGACGAACGTCGTCGTCTCGACCGACCGCCGCGTTTACCACGTCACGCTCGACTCGGCACCCCGCCCCAGCAGGGGAGGGGACTTGAATCCGCAGTCGCGCTACGCCCGCCACGTCCGGTTCTACTACCCCGACGACGCGCTCGCCGCCCTCGCGGCGGCCGAGAGCGGGGCGCCCGTCCGAGCAGCGCCGCCAGTCTCTGGCGACGGCGTCTCGCTCGACGACCTGTCGTTCGGCTACGAGTGGTCGGGCTCGCCCGAGCTCCGCGAGCGCCTTGAGCGCGTGTTCGACGACGGGGTCCACACCTACCTCCAGCTCTCGGCCGACCCGAGCGGGGAGGCCCCCGTGCTCTACGCCATCGGACCGGACGGCTCGCGCGAGATCGTCAACTACGCCTACCGCCCCGGCCGTGCGGGCGCCGGGACCTACGTCGCCGACCGGGTGCTCGACCGGGCTGACCTGGTGGTCGGGGCGACGGTCAAGAAGGGGCCGTTCGGGCTCTTCGGCCGCCGCCAGGTCGAGCGGTTCGTCCGCATCGCCCGCGTCCCGCGCTAG
- a CDS encoding TrbI/VirB10 family protein, with amino-acid sequence MAHDPFDAPDGDAPRHPALDDFELADAAPSDSDEPFSFDADEPEAPRGDFLSGTDDGRYEPVRVNRRLVLGGLLIAGAAVLLGLLVLSGDPATPDADLTVERPEAAPPEFLERGDPYATDDGARLAAEPDVLYADPYADPYGAAYVTPPYTPDYGSTASVSPTAAAPSYTSPSYASGGAMAMGETATPEADAFERALLSPVVARAGALTLDAASPFGGPPPEAVPLDPELQREVDEIRLIAEQFAPPTAAPEARERAPLATAAIPPTASPSGGLVAPEAPRRASGGSPGPESRRAFAARTSTLGEGRYGVRVQSPETPFVLQAGTVIPAALVTGLDSELPGAVTGQVTRDVYDSRSQRHVLVPKGSRLIGEYDDQIAYGQNRALVAWTRLVFPDGRSVALPGLDAKDLRGYSGLRGRVDRHFMQTFGSAVLLATVGAGAQLALPDGGRGEDYAQSPQEVIAGQIALELSRVASKVVERGLDVQPTLRIAPGHRFTVFLARDLAFAGPYKTPPAELRFVRPSVPRRSPSGR; translated from the coding sequence ATGGCCCACGACCCTTTCGACGCCCCCGACGGCGACGCCCCTCGCCATCCCGCCCTCGACGATTTCGAGCTGGCGGACGCAGCTCCGTCTGATTCCGACGAGCCATTCTCGTTCGACGCCGACGAGCCCGAGGCCCCGCGCGGCGACTTCCTCTCGGGCACCGACGACGGCCGCTACGAGCCCGTCCGCGTCAACCGCCGCCTGGTTCTCGGCGGGCTCCTGATCGCGGGCGCCGCCGTGCTCCTGGGTCTCCTCGTGCTTTCGGGCGACCCGGCCACGCCCGACGCCGACCTCACGGTCGAGCGGCCCGAGGCGGCACCTCCCGAGTTCCTGGAGCGGGGCGACCCGTATGCAACCGACGACGGCGCCAGGCTCGCGGCTGAGCCGGACGTGCTCTACGCCGATCCGTACGCGGATCCCTATGGCGCGGCCTACGTCACTCCGCCCTACACGCCGGACTACGGCTCCACGGCGTCGGTCAGCCCGACGGCCGCGGCTCCGTCGTACACGTCGCCCTCGTACGCCTCGGGTGGCGCGATGGCGATGGGGGAGACGGCGACGCCAGAGGCCGACGCCTTCGAACGCGCGCTGCTCTCGCCCGTCGTGGCCCGCGCGGGCGCGCTCACGCTCGACGCGGCCTCGCCATTCGGTGGGCCGCCGCCCGAGGCCGTGCCTCTCGACCCCGAGCTCCAGCGCGAGGTCGACGAGATCCGCCTGATCGCCGAGCAGTTCGCGCCGCCGACCGCTGCGCCGGAGGCCCGGGAGCGTGCGCCTCTGGCGACGGCGGCTATTCCTCCGACGGCGAGCCCGTCCGGAGGCCTGGTCGCGCCAGAGGCGCCGCGCAGGGCCTCTGGCGGTTCGCCCGGCCCCGAGAGCCGCCGGGCGTTCGCGGCGCGCACGTCAACGCTCGGCGAGGGCCGCTACGGCGTCCGCGTTCAGTCGCCCGAGACGCCGTTCGTGCTGCAGGCCGGGACGGTGATCCCGGCCGCGCTCGTGACCGGGCTCGACTCCGAGCTGCCCGGCGCCGTTACGGGCCAAGTCACGCGCGACGTCTACGACAGCCGCTCGCAGCGCCACGTGCTCGTCCCGAAGGGGAGCCGGCTCATCGGCGAGTACGACGACCAGATCGCCTACGGCCAGAACCGAGCGCTCGTCGCCTGGACGCGGCTCGTCTTCCCCGACGGCCGCTCGGTCGCGCTCCCCGGCCTGGACGCGAAGGACCTCCGGGGCTACTCGGGCCTCCGGGGCCGCGTCGACCGCCACTTTATGCAGACGTTCGGCTCGGCCGTCCTGCTCGCGACCGTCGGCGCGGGCGCCCAGCTCGCGCTGCCCGACGGCGGGCGGGGCGAGGACTACGCGCAGAGCCCGCAGGAGGTGATCGCGGGCCAGATCGCGCTCGAGCTCTCGCGCGTGGCCTCGAAGGTGGTCGAGCGCGGGCTCGACGTGCAGCCGACGCTCCGGATCGCGCCGGGCCACCGGTTCACGGTCTTCCTCGCGCGCGACCTCGCTTTCGCCGGGCCGTACAAGACGCCTCCGGCGGAGCTCCGCTTTGTGCGGCCGTCCGTGCCGCGCCGCTCGCCGTCAGGGCGGTAG
- the trbL gene encoding P-type conjugative transfer protein TrbL yields MTSLPLRPLHADRQQPRARRVLGGAGLAALALALAPEAAAQLPPPEVLDTIVEDFRTAADSARPALLAIARGTFGVLAIIEIALSGLFWTLRAEGPYKVLTGLVVKLGWLAFAFGLIATFDQWFPPVINGFLAAGQSASPGTFSPGEVLGLGVQISTSMVGAMFEELSLLDIDGPTLTNIVLVAIAALVMEILFAVIAGMVVLVLVESFLVLACGSLVLGFAAFRGTASLADRFVAYVFAVGIKLFLLFLLVSVGMDIAEAWLPIIESNPGDVAPMLAVLGGAITFALLVIVLPSKASSFLTRDFQPGFVKALASV; encoded by the coding sequence GTGACGAGCCTGCCCCTCCGACCTCTCCACGCCGACCGCCAGCAGCCTCGCGCGCGCCGCGTGCTCGGTGGAGCGGGTCTCGCGGCCCTCGCCCTCGCGCTCGCCCCAGAGGCCGCGGCGCAGCTCCCGCCCCCGGAGGTGCTCGACACGATCGTCGAGGACTTCCGCACGGCGGCCGACTCGGCCCGGCCCGCGCTCCTCGCCATCGCGCGCGGGACGTTCGGCGTGCTGGCGATCATCGAGATCGCGCTCAGCGGGCTCTTCTGGACGCTCCGCGCCGAGGGTCCGTACAAGGTGCTCACCGGGCTCGTCGTCAAGCTGGGGTGGCTCGCGTTCGCCTTCGGGCTCATCGCGACGTTCGACCAGTGGTTTCCGCCGGTCATCAACGGGTTCCTCGCGGCGGGGCAGTCGGCCTCCCCGGGCACGTTCAGCCCGGGTGAGGTGCTGGGTCTCGGCGTGCAGATCTCGACGTCGATGGTGGGAGCCATGTTCGAGGAGCTGTCGCTGCTCGACATCGACGGCCCGACGCTGACCAACATCGTGCTCGTGGCCATCGCGGCGCTCGTGATGGAGATCCTCTTCGCCGTCATCGCGGGCATGGTCGTCCTGGTGCTCGTCGAGTCGTTCCTTGTCTTGGCGTGCGGGTCGCTCGTGCTCGGGTTCGCCGCGTTTCGCGGGACGGCGTCGCTCGCCGACCGGTTCGTGGCCTACGTGTTCGCGGTCGGGATCAAGCTGTTCCTGCTCTTCCTGCTCGTCTCCGTCGGGATGGACATCGCGGAGGCGTGGCTCCCCATCATCGAGTCGAACCCGGGCGACGTGGCGCCGATGCTGGCCGTCCTGGGCGGGGCGATCACGTTCGCGCTGCTCGTGATCGTGCTGCCGTCGAAGGCGTCCTCGTTCCTCACGCGCGACTTCCAGCCCGGCTTCGTCAAGGCGCTCGCGTCCGTGTAG
- a CDS encoding type IV secretory system conjugative DNA transfer family protein encodes MEAQDTVPGSRSGGALLVLLTVPVGVGGVVATHALAWYAKFHPALGEPVWSADPPAYALLLAVAAGALGGIGHTVLVDRNRGGWALVLLLVVMAPVFVGPLYEPSDGARWVAQAIRTQGIGSTPVQVAGWSFGFAWALALVAMAFLTKPEPREASSSHGSAAWGDGAALAGATSGVLIGRGQPKRRRKPGPVLRYDGPGHLLTVAPTRAGKGVGAVVPNLLNHGGAVVVTDPKGENFAITARHRRQRLGQRVVGLDPFGLAGRLGLPEAEVEAARGALNPLDLIDSASPDAADDAAMIADMLVVPQKGGAEGSFWDEEAKALLAGLVLYVALSRVGAERSLPRVRELLTLAPEPFDDLLVTMGGHPDATVQRTSNRLRQKADRERSGVVSSAQSHTHFLDSPRMVTVLRESTFDPADLARGGLSVYLVVPPDRLDTFSRWLRLVVATSLVAVTRARPMTVGGGARESRVLFLLDEFAQLGPMAPVRRAVSLMAGYGVQVWPFLQDLGQLKQTYPKDWETFIANTDVVQAFGTTDQFTAEYLSKMTGTRTVFSHGATTGKSRSRGKSRSSGRSEGASMSEHGRPLVMPDELRLMDDSEQLLLVRGHRPLQCHKLRFYEDGEFEGLAASPPGSL; translated from the coding sequence GTGGAGGCGCAGGACACCGTCCCCGGCTCGCGCTCCGGCGGCGCGCTCCTGGTGCTCCTCACCGTCCCGGTGGGCGTCGGGGGCGTCGTCGCGACGCACGCGCTGGCGTGGTACGCCAAGTTCCACCCGGCGCTCGGCGAGCCGGTCTGGAGCGCGGACCCACCGGCGTACGCCCTGCTCCTCGCCGTGGCGGCGGGCGCGCTGGGTGGGATCGGGCACACCGTCCTCGTGGACCGCAACCGGGGCGGGTGGGCGCTCGTGCTCTTGCTCGTCGTGATGGCGCCCGTGTTCGTCGGCCCGCTCTACGAGCCCTCCGACGGCGCGCGCTGGGTGGCCCAGGCGATCCGAACGCAGGGCATCGGGTCGACGCCCGTCCAGGTGGCCGGGTGGTCGTTCGGGTTTGCGTGGGCGCTCGCGCTCGTCGCGATGGCCTTTCTTACCAAGCCCGAGCCTCGCGAAGCGTCGTCGAGCCACGGGTCCGCCGCCTGGGGCGACGGCGCCGCGCTAGCTGGTGCCACGAGCGGCGTGCTCATCGGGAGAGGGCAGCCGAAGCGCCGGAGGAAGCCGGGGCCGGTCCTGCGCTACGACGGACCCGGCCACTTGCTCACGGTCGCCCCGACCCGTGCGGGCAAGGGCGTCGGCGCCGTCGTGCCCAACCTGCTCAACCACGGCGGCGCGGTCGTCGTGACGGACCCGAAGGGAGAGAACTTCGCCATTACAGCCAGGCACCGGCGCCAGAGGCTCGGCCAGCGCGTGGTCGGGCTCGACCCGTTCGGGCTGGCGGGCCGCCTCGGGCTCCCCGAGGCCGAGGTCGAGGCGGCGCGCGGCGCGCTCAACCCGCTCGACTTGATCGACTCCGCCAGCCCGGACGCGGCCGACGACGCGGCCATGATCGCCGACATGCTCGTGGTGCCCCAGAAGGGCGGGGCCGAGGGCTCGTTCTGGGACGAGGAGGCGAAGGCGCTCCTGGCGGGGCTCGTGCTCTACGTCGCGCTCTCGCGCGTTGGAGCCGAGCGGTCGCTTCCGCGCGTCCGCGAGCTCTTGACGCTCGCGCCCGAGCCCTTCGACGACCTGCTCGTCACGATGGGCGGCCACCCCGACGCGACCGTCCAGCGGACCTCGAACCGGCTCCGCCAGAAGGCCGACCGCGAGCGGTCCGGCGTCGTCTCGTCGGCCCAGAGCCACACGCACTTTCTCGACTCGCCCCGGATGGTGACGGTCCTGAGAGAGAGCACGTTCGACCCAGCGGATCTCGCCCGTGGCGGGCTCTCGGTCTACCTCGTGGTGCCGCCCGACCGGCTCGATACGTTCTCGCGCTGGCTCCGCTTGGTCGTCGCGACCTCGCTCGTGGCCGTGACGCGAGCGCGGCCCATGACGGTTGGCGGCGGGGCAAGAGAGAGCCGGGTGCTCTTTCTCCTGGACGAGTTCGCCCAGCTCGGCCCGATGGCGCCCGTTCGCCGGGCCGTCTCGCTCATGGCGGGCTACGGGGTCCAGGTGTGGCCCTTCCTCCAGGACCTCGGCCAGCTCAAGCAGACGTACCCGAAGGACTGGGAGACGTTCATCGCGAACACCGACGTGGTCCAGGCCTTTGGGACGACGGACCAGTTCACGGCCGAGTACCTCTCGAAGATGACCGGGACCCGGACCGTGTTCTCGCACGGGGCCACGACGGGCAAGAGCCGGAGCCGTGGCAAGAGCCGGTCGTCGGGGCGGAGCGAGGGGGCGTCGATGAGCGAGCACGGCCGCCCTCTCGTGATGCCGGACGAGCTCCGGCTGATGGACGACAGTGAGCAACTGCTCCTCGTGCGCGGCCACCGGCCCCTCCAGTGCCACAAGCTCCGCTTCTACGAGGACGGTGAGTTCGAGGGGCTCGCAGCGAGTCCCCCCGGCTCCTTGTAG
- a CDS encoding type IV secretion system protein, producing the protein MPLPRLRRPSSNGTAPSTRQSPKPEGWDYDGKTPPEVLRGRSEFHRAFSDLARGKRNWQVAAFFAFAVLALAVAGLVTLAAQSRVVPYVVEVDRLGRASAIAPAEAVPAVADRVVIAALSAFVSNIRTVYADPVAQRDAVYRAYAYVGGDARAFLEGYFSDPQNDPRRLGKGARRSVEVVAVIPVPGAASGARTYRVTWNETESSPQRGDTERAWEGYLSVVVAPPTTTEGIERNPLGVFVTDLSWSPLAGATEVEGDEPEAPEAEPDEAPALRGVLARPTPDPRLAARPDTLRP; encoded by the coding sequence ATGCCGCTGCCTCGTCTACGCCGCCCGTCTTCCAACGGGACCGCTCCGTCGACGCGGCAGAGCCCGAAGCCCGAGGGCTGGGACTACGACGGGAAGACGCCGCCGGAGGTGCTCCGCGGCCGGTCCGAGTTCCACCGCGCGTTCTCCGACCTCGCGCGTGGCAAGCGGAACTGGCAGGTCGCCGCCTTCTTCGCGTTCGCCGTGCTCGCGCTCGCCGTCGCCGGGCTGGTGACGCTCGCGGCCCAGAGCCGGGTCGTCCCGTACGTCGTCGAGGTTGACCGGCTCGGCCGGGCGTCCGCGATCGCGCCTGCCGAGGCGGTCCCGGCGGTCGCCGACCGCGTCGTGATCGCGGCGCTCTCGGCGTTCGTCTCCAACATCCGGACGGTCTACGCCGACCCCGTCGCGCAGCGCGACGCCGTCTACCGGGCCTACGCCTACGTCGGCGGCGACGCGCGGGCGTTCCTGGAGGGCTACTTCTCCGACCCGCAGAACGACCCGCGGCGCCTAGGCAAGGGCGCCCGGCGGAGCGTCGAGGTCGTCGCCGTGATCCCGGTACCCGGAGCGGCCTCTGGTGCCCGGACGTATCGCGTGACGTGGAACGAGACCGAGTCGTCGCCCCAGCGCGGCGACACCGAGCGGGCGTGGGAGGGCTACCTGTCCGTCGTCGTCGCGCCTCCGACGACGACGGAGGGCATCGAGCGGAACCCGTTGGGCGTGTTCGTGACCGACCTGTCGTGGAGCCCACTTGCGGGCGCGACCGAGGTGGAGGGCGACGAGCCCGAGGCGCCAGAGGCCGAGCCCGACGAGGCGCCTGCGCTCCGGGGCGTCCTCGCGCGCCCGACGCCCGACCCCCGACTGGCGGCCCGCCCAGACACCCTCCGCCCCTAG